TCCTACCCTCACGAAACAACCACATGAAGCGGGTTTATTGAAACTGGATATTAATAAAAGTATCAATGACCTGCATTGGAAACCAAAATGGAATGCCAAGGAAGCCATTGAAAAAACACTTACTTGGTACTTTAATAATAAACCTGAATTGAGCTATCAACAGGTAATTAATGATATTGAAAGCTACCAAAAACTGTAAGTAAATATGCTAAAGTATATTGATATAATCAGGGGATTAGCAGGCTTGTTTGTTTTCATTACGCATTTTAAACAATTTTTATATGCTAATTATCCGAATACATGGTTGCTAAGACCTATTGCTATTTTAGATGATAGTTTTCTTTTTGTTTTTGGTGCTAACAAAGGGCTTCATCCGGCAGTAATTATATTTATAGTATTAAGCGGATTTTGTATTCACTTACCGCATGCTAAAAAAACCAATTTTGATGGCGCATTCTGGAAAAACTACTTTGCCAGGCGCTTTATAAGGATATTCCCTACTTATATATGGGGTTGTATTTTAGGTATTATTGCTATCAATTTATTTGCAACTACCAGTGTTTCGTTTATACAAACCATTGTTAAGGATTTAATAGTTATAGTACAATACCCATTTTTACCCAATATTGATGTACCATTGGGAAACCCTGTATTGAGTACGGTTATTGTTGAAATGCTATTGTATGTATTTTACCCAATATTTATTTATACGAGAAAGAAACTGCAGATTATACCGCTGGCCCTTGGGTTTATGTTGTATTGCTTAAATATATTGTTTGCCTTAAAAGGTTACGATACTACCTGGGTTGGTCGTAACTTTTTTGCTTTTTATATATTCTGGGTTTTGGGAGCTTATGCTGCTGATTGGTACTATAAATTTACGGTTGAAAAAACCACTATTAACCTGAAACTATACAATGGGCTTATAATACTTTCATTAGGTGTTTATATACTATTGGGTTCATTCGTTCAGTTAAAAGGTATTCACTTGTTATACTCCTTACTATTAGCTGTTATTACCGGGGGGGCTTTACTTACCTTAAGCTTATTAGAAAAACAGCAGCCCAGCAATAGCAAACTAGTTGACTGGATTTGTAAATTAAGCTTAGTGAGCTATACCATTTATGCAACGCATTTTGCATTGATTGAAATTGTAAATAAAGTAACCACCCGATTTAATGTAAACAACCCATCATTAATTTTGCTGATAATAATTGTTTGTATGTTGTTATCGTACCTGTTTGTTGAAAAACCTAGCCATATTTGGGCTAAAAAACTAAAAACTAAATCTTAAAAATAGCATGCAAAAACACAAGGTATTGGTTTTAGGGGCTACAGGTTTTGTGGGTAGTCATATTTTCGAAGACTTAAGTAGTGCTTTTGATACGTATGGCAGTAGCAGGAAAGCAAACGGTGCTAATCAGATTCAATTTGATATTACAGATGAAACCACATGGTCA
This DNA window, taken from Bacteroidota bacterium, encodes the following:
- a CDS encoding acyltransferase; protein product: MLKYIDIIRGLAGLFVFITHFKQFLYANYPNTWLLRPIAILDDSFLFVFGANKGLHPAVIIFIVLSGFCIHLPHAKKTNFDGAFWKNYFARRFIRIFPTYIWGCILGIIAINLFATTSVSFIQTIVKDLIVIVQYPFLPNIDVPLGNPVLSTVIVEMLLYVFYPIFIYTRKKLQIIPLALGFMLYCLNILFALKGYDTTWVGRNFFAFYIFWVLGAYAADWYYKFTVEKTTINLKLYNGLIILSLGVYILLGSFVQLKGIHLLYSLLLAVITGGALLTLSLLEKQQPSNSKLVDWICKLSLVSYTIYATHFALIEIVNKVTTRFNVNNPSLILLIIIVCMLLSYLFVEKPSHIWAKKLKTKS